From the genome of Ananas comosus cultivar F153 linkage group 18, ASM154086v1, whole genome shotgun sequence, one region includes:
- the LOC109724190 gene encoding protein MAIN-LIKE 1-like has translation MADLEEAGPVDESVLTEQHLHRSSFITTEGYRGVQFVEHGRKLNQWDMDHPAVLDLLRQSGFYGISRLRRLQLDQSLLGALVERWRRETQTFHFRHGEMTITLQDVAVISGLRVDGAPVTGTTQHPWIEICQELLGVVPDGIRAGQIRLDWIYQHFHHIHLDAPAGLVAATARAYMLYQIGCSLFPNPTGYRVHLKWLPLLADFDACGGLAWGSAALAYLYRALGTASLKDKVECCCFATLVQIWAWDHLHVGRPTGVGAIADMADCPLGCRWTNAGGLRFGANVRTTDIEFYRDELDQQRETQITWRPYTDAVLEVLPAFCVQGSEVWRSRTTLICFHIVELHVPDRVLRQFGLLQHIPIHVETIRRFTSQGRPDEHWGHFHAAHIERWGQRLQAIIDQHLIVGDDPVQATSIYMEWYWQITRRWISRPVQRPPLTYQPRGQTERALVDAIRQTQYSIRSLVHDRPSYDAVMEVLTGIDIDLDSVLEYIPTIPVATDIRGRDFGHASTSGHHHRQTPTSAGSPSPSDVADIPAAPERFPTRPLDLDLLLPPPVSRDHFTFVYSRRHAASSSQARRTSRPATIDETQAIPEHREGVMIGDLDAMADIEAIDDILLLISL, from the exons ATGGCAGATCTAGAGGAGGCGGGACCGGTTGATGAGTCCGTCCTGACAGAGCAGCATCTACATAGGTCTTCATTTATCACGACTGAG GGATATCGCGGCGTTCAGTTCGTAGAGCATGGCCGCAAATTGAACCAGTGGGATATGGATCATCCAGCGGTGCTAGATTTGCTACGACAGTCAGGATTCTACGGCATTTCTCGACTTAGGCGTCTGCAGCTCGATCAGTCTCTATTGGGAGCTCTGGTCGAGAGATGGCGACGGGAGACCCAGACCTTCCACTTCCGCCACGGTGAGATGACGATTACACTTCAGGATGTGGCGGTTATTTCAGGTCTTCGTGTCGATGGAGCGCCTGTCACGGGGACTACACAGCATCCGTGGATAGAGATTTGTCAGGAGCTTTTAGGGGTTGTGCCGGATGGCATCCGAGCTGGTCAGATTCGATTAGATTGGATATACCAGCACTTCCATCATATACATTTGGATGCTCCGGCTGGATTAGTTGCAGCCACAGCCCGTGCATATATGTTATATCAGATTGGCTGTAGTCTGTTTCCAAACCCCACCGGATATAGAGTTCATCTTAAGTGGCTACCACTTTTGGCGGATTTTGACGCATGTGGTGGTTTAGCCTGGGGGTCGGCAGCATTGGCCTACCTTTATCGCGCATTGGGAACGGCGTCATTAAAGGACAAGGTCGAATGCTGTTGTTTCGCGACATTAGTACag atttgggcATGGGACCATCTTCATGTCGGCCGACCTACTGGCGTTGGAGCTATTGCCGACATGGCTGATTGCCCTTTGGGTTGCCg GTGGACGAATGCCGGCGGTTTACGTTTTGGGGCCAACGTTAGGACGACTGATATAGAGTTCTATAGAGATGAGCTAGATCAGCAGCGAGAGACACAG ATTACATGGCGGCCGTACACAGATGCTGTATTAGAGGTGCTACCAGCATTCTGTGTACAGGGCAGTGAGGTATGGCGATCGCGGACCACGCTGATTTGTTTTCATATCGTCGAGCTTCACGTGCCCGATCGAGTCCTTCGGCAGTTTGGTCTCCTGCAGCATATACCTATTCATGTGGAGACCATCCGTCGCTTTACATCTCAGGGGCGGCCAGATGAGCATTGGGGCCACTTTCATGCTGCACACATCGAGAGATGGGGACAGCGATTACAGGCTATTATTGACCAGCATCTGATTGTCGGTGATGATCCAGTACAGGCGACCTCGATTTATATGGAGTGGTACTGGCAGATCACGAGACGATGGATTTCTCGTCCAGTACAGCGTCCACCATTGACTTACCAGCCTCGTGGCCAGACCGAGAGAGCTTTG GTGGACGCTATACGACAGACACAGTATAGCATCAGGAGCCTAGTTCATGATCGACCTTCTTACGATGCGGTGATGGAGGTATTGACGGGTATCGATATTGATCTTGATAGTGTACTGGAGTACATTCCTACTATACCTGTCGCCACTGATATCAGAGGTCGAGATTTTGGACATGCATCGACATCGGGTCATCACCACCGTCAGACACCGACATCTGCTGGATCTCCATCTCCTAGTGATGTTGCTGATATACCCGCCGCCCCTGAGAGATTTCCTACTAGGCCATTGGACTTGGACTTGCTTTTGCCGCCGCCAGTCTCTAGAGATCACTTTACATTCGTCTATTCTCGACGTCATGCCGCGTCTTCATCACAAGCCCGCCGAACATCTAGACCAGCCACTATCGACGAGACTCAGGCGATACCGGAGCATCGCGAGGGCGTTATGATTGGGGATCTCGATGCGATGGCCGATATCGAGGCAATTGATGACATACTATTGCTGATCTCGTTGTAG